A stretch of the Glycine soja cultivar W05 chromosome 13, ASM419377v2, whole genome shotgun sequence genome encodes the following:
- the LOC114382314 gene encoding 60S ribosomal export protein NMD3-like: MFGSSGMAQESGMFMVNQTIGSVLCCKCGIPMQPNAANMCVKCLRSEVDITEGLLKRLVLVHCPECESYLQPPRSWVKLQLESKELLTFCLKKLQKNLNSNKVRLVHAEFIWTEPHSRRVKVKVKVQKEVLNGAILEQSYPVEYVQQEHMCESCSRVQANPDQWVAAVQLRQHVSHRRTFFYLEQLILKHGAAATAIRIKQMEQGIDFFFSNRSHGVKFVEFIGKVAPVRSRHDKQLVSHDPKSNNYNYKYTFSVEISPICREDLICLPPRVAVSLGNIGPLVICTKVTNSIALLDPFTLRHCFIDADQYWRTSFKSLLTSRQLVEYIVLDVETVSSEVTIGGTKYRLADAQVARVSDFGKNDTIFNIKTHLGHLLNPGDYALGYDLYGANSNDMELDKYKGHIPEAILIKKSYEEKHQKKRGKPRSWKLKSLEMEVDDKGRVDQDKMVSEYEQFIQDLEENPEMRFNISLYRNKEYKPSDGDESSVPLEELLADLDLSEHEDEEDNMTE; the protein is encoded by the coding sequence CAATTGGCAGTGTTTTGTGCTGCAAATGTGGAATTCCAATGCAACCAAATGCTGCTAATATGTGTGTGAAGTGTCTGCGCTCGGAAGTCGATATTACAGAAGGACTGCTGAAGCGTCTAGTGCTGGTGCATTGCCCTGAGTGTGAAAGTTACTTGCAGCCACCAAGAAGTTGGGTCAAGCTGCAGCTGGAATCGAAGGAGCTGTTGACATTTTGCTTGAAGAAATTGCAGAAGAATTTGAATTCGAATAAAGTGAGGTTGGTGCACGCTGAGTTCATTTGGACTGAGCCGCATTCCAGGAGGGTAAAAGTCAAGGTCAAGGTTCAGAAGGAGGTTCTGAATGGAGCAATACTCGAACAGTCTTATCCCGTCGAGTATGTTCAACAAGAACATATGTGTGAATCCTGTTCTAGGGTCCAGGCTAATCCTGACCAGTGGGTTGCTGCTGTGCAACTCAGGCAACACGTTTCTCACAGGCGTACTTTCTTTTATTTGGAGCAGCTGATTCTGAAGCATGGTGCTGCTGCCACTGCTATACGAATCAAGCAGATGGAACAAGGTATCGACTTCTTTTTCTCTAATCGAAGTCATGGAGTCAAATTTGTGGAGTTTATTGGGAAAGTTGCTCCGGTAAGGAGCCGCCATGATAAGCAGCTTGTTTCTCATGATCCAAAGAGTAATAACTACAACTACAAATATACATTTTCTGTTGAAATCAGCCCTATTTGCCGTGAGGATTTAATCTGTCTGCCTCCTAGAGTTGCTGTTAGTTTGGGAAATATTGGTCCACTTGTGATTTGCACCAAGGTTACCAACAGCATTGCTTTGCTCGATCCATTTACCTTGAGACACTGTTTCATAGATGCTGATCAGTACTGGAGAACATCCTTTAAGTCGTTACTTACTAGCAGACAATTGGTGGAATATATAGTGCTGGATGTGGAGACTGTTTCATCTGAGGTCACTATTGGTGGCACGAAATATCGTTTAGCAGATGCTCAGGTGGCTCGTGTTTCAGATTTTGGAAAGAACGACACGATATTTAACATCAAGACTCATCTTGGCCATCTTCTAAATCCTGGTGATTATGCTCTTGGTTATGATCTGTATGGGGCTAATAGTAATGACATGGAATTGGACAAGTACAAAGGACACATTCCTGAAGCTATTTTAATAAAGAAGAGTTATGAAGAGAAGCACCAAAAGAAGCGTGGGAAGCCTCGTTCATGGAAGCTTAAATCACTTGAGATGGAGGTTGATGATAAGGGAAGAGTTGATCAAGATAAAATGGTCTCAGAATATGAACAATTCATTCAAGATCTGGAAGAAAACCCTGAAATGAGGTTCAACATATCATTGTACCGAAATAAAGAGTACAAGCCTTCTGATGGTGATGAATCTTCTGTTCCATTGGAGGAGTTGTTGGCTGATCTTGATCTGAGTGAGCATGAAGATGAAGAGGATAACATGACGGAATGA